In Sphingobium sp. Z007, one DNA window encodes the following:
- the efp gene encoding elongation factor P, producing the protein MAKISGVDIRPGNNIEYEGGLWRAVKIQHTQPGKGGAYMQVELKNLIDGRKNNVRFRSAESVERIRLDTKDFQYLYAEGDMLVFMDNENYEQINLPAELLGDAADFLQDGMAVTLEMYDERPISVQLPDTIEATVVEADAVVKGQTASASYKPAILDNGVRVMVPPHIVSGTRIVVDVYAREYVKRAD; encoded by the coding sequence ATGGCGAAGATCAGCGGCGTGGACATTCGTCCCGGCAATAATATCGAATATGAAGGCGGCCTGTGGCGCGCCGTCAAGATCCAGCACACCCAGCCCGGCAAGGGCGGCGCCTATATGCAGGTCGAACTCAAGAACCTGATCGACGGTCGCAAGAACAATGTCCGCTTCCGCTCTGCCGAAAGCGTCGAGCGCATCCGTCTCGATACCAAGGATTTCCAATATCTCTATGCCGAAGGCGACATGCTCGTCTTCATGGACAATGAGAATTACGAGCAGATCAACCTGCCGGCGGAATTGCTGGGCGATGCCGCCGATTTCCTGCAGGACGGCATGGCCGTTACGCTGGAAATGTATGACGAGCGCCCGATCTCGGTCCAGCTGCCCGACACGATCGAAGCGACGGTCGTAGAAGCCGACGCCGTGGTGAAGGGCCAGACCGCGTCCGCCAGCTACAAGCCCGCGATCCTCGACAATGGCGTTCGCGTCATGGTGCCGCCGCACATCGTCAGCGGCACCCGCATCGTCGTGGACGTTTATGCCCGCGAATATGTGAAGCGGGCCGACTGA
- a CDS encoding M23 family metallopeptidase, with translation MRRPRLWGSIALALLLCVVFAHFCVRIVPGDAPSAPASRAGGPADNEPLLIPVEGVPASALSDTFTQARAGGARPHDAIDIMAARGRAVLAATAGRIDKIFWSEDGGRTLYQRSPDGRLLYYYAHLDGYAPGIHEGQMLRRGQPVATVGSTGNADPSAPHLHFAVHVMQPDEPWYGGRAINPYPLLTRR, from the coding sequence ATGAGGCGGCCGCGACTGTGGGGCAGCATCGCATTGGCGCTGCTGCTCTGCGTCGTCTTCGCCCATTTTTGCGTGCGGATCGTGCCCGGTGACGCGCCATCCGCGCCTGCGTCACGGGCCGGTGGCCCGGCTGACAACGAGCCGTTGCTGATCCCGGTCGAAGGCGTACCAGCCTCGGCGCTCAGTGACACGTTCACGCAAGCGCGCGCGGGCGGCGCGAGGCCGCATGATGCGATCGACATCATGGCGGCGCGGGGCAGGGCGGTGCTGGCCGCCACCGCCGGGCGTATCGACAAGATTTTCTGGAGCGAGGATGGCGGCCGCACTCTTTATCAGCGCTCGCCTGATGGACGGCTGCTCTATTACTACGCCCATCTCGATGGCTATGCGCCGGGCATTCACGAAGGACAGATGCTGCGCCGCGGCCAGCCCGTCGCCACCGTCGGCAGCACCGGCAATGCCGACCCTTCCGCCCCGCACCTCCATTTCGCGGTACACGTCATGCAGCCGGACGAACCCTGGTATGGCGGACGCGCGATCAACCCCTATCCGCTGCTGACGCGCCGTTGA
- a CDS encoding L,D-transpeptidase family protein — protein sequence MKNHLLLVALLCSACNVSVTDANSSAPAGNAAQPANAASAAAAVKSDAYAFQVVQEQNPQQPNRFLMAQVALDRAGFSPGVLDGKDGMSFKAALRGFQEANKLPVTGEYDQKTAAALLEGEPRPTTYLVKIPDDFARGPFFDLPRGNLNEQAKLPALTYRNLLEKVAERFHTTPEALIALNAPDTKVGAGTNIRVPAIDNQPVATIEGDERGWGETLASLGVAKDQPQADHLVVDKSEGLLKVYNAENRLIAQFPVTTGSQHDPLPLGEWTIKGVSRNPVFHYNPDLFWDASSKDEKAVLKPGPNGPVGVVWIDLSKDHYGIHGTPEPQTIGRTESHGCIRLTNWDAARLAQMVKSGVKAKFQA from the coding sequence TTGAAAAACCATTTGTTGCTCGTCGCCTTGCTGTGCAGCGCCTGCAATGTCAGCGTTACCGACGCCAATAGCAGCGCACCTGCGGGTAATGCGGCTCAGCCCGCCAACGCGGCCAGCGCCGCTGCCGCCGTCAAGAGCGACGCCTACGCCTTCCAGGTCGTGCAGGAGCAAAATCCGCAGCAACCCAATCGCTTTCTGATGGCGCAGGTCGCCCTCGATCGCGCGGGGTTTTCGCCCGGCGTGCTCGACGGCAAGGATGGTATGAGCTTCAAGGCGGCGCTGCGTGGTTTTCAGGAAGCGAACAAACTGCCGGTGACGGGCGAATATGACCAGAAGACCGCTGCCGCGCTGCTGGAAGGGGAGCCGCGTCCGACGACCTATCTGGTGAAGATCCCGGACGATTTCGCCCGCGGACCCTTCTTCGACCTGCCGCGCGGCAATCTTAATGAACAGGCGAAGCTGCCTGCGCTCACCTATCGCAACCTGCTGGAAAAGGTCGCCGAACGCTTCCACACCACGCCCGAAGCGCTGATAGCGCTTAACGCGCCCGATACAAAAGTCGGCGCGGGCACGAACATCCGTGTGCCAGCGATCGACAATCAGCCGGTTGCCACGATCGAGGGCGACGAACGCGGTTGGGGCGAAACGCTCGCCAGCCTGGGCGTCGCGAAAGACCAGCCGCAGGCGGACCATCTGGTGGTCGACAAATCCGAAGGGCTGCTGAAGGTCTATAACGCCGAAAACCGCCTGATTGCGCAGTTCCCCGTCACCACCGGATCGCAACATGATCCGCTGCCGTTGGGCGAATGGACGATCAAGGGTGTCAGCCGCAATCCTGTGTTCCACTATAATCCCGATCTCTTCTGGGACGCATCGTCCAAGGACGAGAAGGCGGTGTTGAAACCCGGTCCGAACGGCCCCGTCGGTGTGGTGTGGATCGACCTGTCGAAGGACCATTACGGCATCCACGGCACGCCGGAACCGCAGACGATTGGCCGCACCGAAAGCCATGGCTGCATCCGCCTGACCAATTGGGACGCGGCGCGCCTGGCCCAGATGGTGAAGAGCGGGGTGAAGGCGAAGTTTCAGGCATGA
- the thiE gene encoding thiamine phosphate synthase, with translation MTDFTDEELALDPHFADQFQPGFRPACQLYLISPPAIGDDFLDQLAAAFDGGSVAAFQLRLKGIDDHAIAALAPPIQALCAEREVAFIVNDSIGLAKRLNADGVHLGQEDGDPRDARAQLGPKVQIGVTCHDSRHLAMEAGEAGADYVAFGAFYSTTTKETLHRAEPSILGWWTTLFELPCVAIGGVTAENAAPLVAAGADFLAVSSAVWSHPDGPKAGVAAFAQVLASKPPPPR, from the coding sequence ATGACCGATTTCACCGATGAAGAGCTGGCGCTCGATCCGCATTTCGCCGACCAGTTCCAGCCGGGCTTCCGTCCCGCCTGCCAGCTTTATCTGATCTCCCCGCCGGCCATTGGCGATGATTTCCTCGATCAACTCGCCGCGGCTTTCGACGGCGGTAGCGTCGCGGCGTTCCAATTACGGCTCAAGGGGATCGACGATCACGCCATCGCCGCGCTCGCGCCGCCGATCCAGGCGCTGTGCGCGGAGCGGGAGGTCGCCTTCATCGTCAATGACAGCATTGGTTTGGCCAAGCGGCTCAATGCGGACGGGGTCCATCTGGGGCAGGAGGATGGCGACCCGCGCGATGCGCGCGCGCAATTGGGGCCAAAGGTGCAGATCGGCGTCACCTGCCACGACAGCCGCCATCTGGCGATGGAAGCGGGCGAGGCGGGGGCCGACTATGTCGCTTTCGGCGCTTTCTATTCCACCACCACGAAAGAAACGCTCCACCGCGCGGAGCCCTCGATCCTGGGCTGGTGGACGACGCTGTTCGAACTGCCCTGCGTAGCGATCGGGGGGGTAACTGCGGAGAATGCCGCGCCCTTGGTCGCTGCGGGCGCGGATTTTCTGGCGGTCAGCAGCGCGGTGTGGAGCCATCCCGATGGTCCGAAGGCGGGCGTCGCGGCCTTTGCCCAAGTGCTGGCCAGCAAGCCGCCGCCGCCGCGCTGA
- a CDS encoding fructose bisphosphate aldolase produces the protein MLDQDMKQKIATGEGFIAALDQSGGSTPKALKGYGVEEDAWSSEEEMYGLIHAMRSRVITSPAFTGDKVLGAILFERTMDGTVDGKPTPQALLERGVVPFIKIDKGLEEEANGVQLMKPNPDLDILLHRSKALGVFGTKERSVVNLANREGIAAVVAQQFEIGNQVLAAGLMPIIEPEVNIKSPERAEADQILLEEILKYLNALPEGVQVMLKLSLPAKAGLFDPLVDHPAVLRVVALSGGFARPEACIELAKNRGIIASFSRALLNDLRHQMTDDEFNASLGEAIDEIHAASTAKQPVAA, from the coding sequence ATGCTGGATCAGGATATGAAGCAAAAGATCGCAACGGGTGAAGGCTTTATCGCCGCGCTCGACCAGAGCGGCGGGTCGACGCCCAAGGCGCTAAAGGGCTATGGCGTGGAAGAAGACGCCTGGTCCAGCGAAGAAGAAATGTACGGCCTGATCCACGCGATGCGCAGCCGCGTCATCACCTCGCCCGCCTTCACCGGCGACAAGGTGCTGGGCGCGATCCTGTTCGAACGCACCATGGACGGCACCGTCGATGGCAAGCCCACCCCGCAGGCGCTGCTGGAGCGCGGCGTGGTGCCCTTCATCAAGATCGACAAGGGTCTGGAGGAGGAAGCGAACGGCGTGCAACTGATGAAGCCCAATCCCGATCTCGACATTCTGCTGCATCGGTCGAAGGCGCTGGGCGTATTCGGCACCAAGGAGCGTTCGGTCGTCAACCTCGCCAATCGCGAAGGCATCGCCGCCGTGGTCGCGCAGCAGTTCGAAATCGGCAACCAGGTGCTTGCCGCCGGTCTGATGCCGATCATCGAGCCGGAAGTGAACATCAAGTCGCCCGAACGCGCCGAGGCCGACCAGATTTTGCTGGAGGAAATCCTCAAGTATCTCAATGCCTTGCCCGAAGGCGTTCAGGTGATGTTGAAGCTGTCGCTGCCCGCCAAGGCCGGCCTGTTCGACCCGCTGGTCGATCATCCCGCGGTGCTGCGCGTCGTCGCCCTATCGGGTGGTTTCGCCCGTCCCGAAGCCTGTATCGAACTGGCCAAGAATCGCGGCATCATCGCCAGCTTCAGCCGCGCGCTGCTCAACGATCTGCGTCACCAGATGACCGACGACGAGTTCAACGCGTCGCTGGGCGAAGCGATCGACGAGATCCACGCCGCCTCTACCGCCAAGCAGCCGGTCGCGGCGTGA